A genomic window from Emys orbicularis isolate rEmyOrb1 chromosome 8, rEmyOrb1.hap1, whole genome shotgun sequence includes:
- the HYI gene encoding putative hydroxypyruvate isomerase, with amino-acid sequence MAPLRFAANLAWLFPECPALPERLEAAARAGFRAAELPEPYAWCPALLRGAADRAGLALVLINTPPGDEDKGEKGLGAVPGRQAAFREGLALAVKYAKALGCPRIHLMAGRVPVGTERATMALEMETTFVENLRYAADILAQEDMTGLLEPMNSRITDPRYFLTTPHQAAAILEKVGRPNLRLQLDIFHCQIMDGNLTQNLKMYFPLIGHIQIGQVPGRHEPDSPGEVNFPYLFQLLESLGYEGYVGCEYTPQGDTLEGLGWLHAYWESRGWQQRRC; translated from the exons ATGGCTCCGCTGCGCTTCGCCGCGAACCTGGCCTGGCTCTTCCCCGAGTGCCCGGCGCTGCCCGAGCGGCTGGAGGCGGCGGCCCGGGCCGGGTTCCGCGcggccgagctgcccgagccctACGCCTGGTGCCCGGCGCTGCTGCGCGGGGCTGCGGACCGGGCCGGGCTGGCTCTGGTGCTGATCAACACCCCGCCAG GGGACGAGGACAAGGGCgagaaggggctgggggctgtgcccGGCCGCCAGGCTGCGTTCCGGGAAGGCCTGGCCCTGGCCGTGAAGTACGCAAAGGCCCTGGGTTGCCCGAG GATCCATCTCATGGCTGGGCGGGTCCCTGTGGGCACCGAGCGGGCAACGATGGCTCTGGAGATGGAAACCACCTTCGTCGAGAACCTCAGATATGCTGCTGACATCCTGGCCCAG GAGGACATGACGGGCCTGCTGGAGCCTATGAACAGCCGCATCACCGACCCCCGCTACTTCCTGACCACCCCTCACCAAG CTGCAGCcattctggagaaggtggggaggcCCAACCTCCGGCTGCAGCTG GACATTTTCCACTGCCAGATCATGGATGGGAACCTGACACAGAACCTGAAGATGTACTTCCCGCTCATTG GTCACATCCAGATTGGGCAGGTGCCCGGTCGGCACGAACCTGACAGCCCAGGCGAGGTGAACTTCCCCTACCTCTTCCAGCTGCTGGAGTCGCTCGGCTACGAGGGCTACGTGGGCTGCGAATACACCCCGCAag GAGACACACTGGAAGGACTGGGCTGGTTGCACGCGTACTGGGAGAGCCGAGGCTGGCAGCAGCGCCGGTGCTAG